The following are from one region of the Streptomyces rubrogriseus genome:
- a CDS encoding DNA polymerase Y family protein: MTILCVRFQLPPTREAALPELLGLLEEFTPVVEALPPDGALADLRGAERYFGRDAVELASVIRVRALALYGVDCVIGAGPGPMLARMALRDARPGLTRTVPGGEERAFLDGKPVAALPGVGTATARTLCEYGLDTLGRVAAAPLSTLQRLVGARTGRELHEKAQGVDRGRVVPNGVSRSLAADRPFDRDELDPDRHRRALLSAAGDLGARLRAVDKVCRTLTLTVRYADRSATTRSRTLKEPTAHSAALTRTAYDLYEALGLQRARVRSIALRAEGLTSAEHASHQLTFDPVDEKVRRIEEVADRARAKFGPKAVMPGSLAA, from the coding sequence ATGACGATCCTCTGCGTACGTTTCCAGCTGCCGCCGACGCGCGAGGCGGCCCTGCCCGAACTGCTCGGGCTCCTCGAGGAGTTCACGCCGGTCGTCGAGGCGCTGCCACCCGACGGCGCGCTGGCCGACCTGCGCGGCGCCGAACGGTATTTCGGGCGCGACGCCGTGGAACTGGCCTCGGTGATCCGGGTGCGCGCCCTCGCGCTGTACGGCGTCGACTGCGTGATCGGCGCCGGACCCGGTCCGATGCTGGCCCGCATGGCCCTGCGCGACGCCCGCCCGGGACTGACCCGCACGGTGCCCGGCGGCGAGGAGCGCGCGTTCCTCGACGGCAAGCCCGTCGCCGCACTGCCCGGCGTCGGCACCGCGACCGCCCGCACCCTGTGCGAGTACGGCCTCGACACCCTCGGCCGGGTCGCTGCCGCGCCGCTGTCCACGCTCCAGCGCCTGGTCGGCGCGAGGACCGGCCGCGAGCTGCATGAGAAGGCCCAGGGCGTCGACCGCGGCCGGGTCGTCCCCAACGGCGTCTCCCGGTCCCTGGCCGCCGACCGCCCCTTCGACCGCGACGAACTCGACCCCGACCGCCACCGCCGCGCCCTGCTCTCGGCCGCCGGAGACCTGGGCGCCCGGCTGCGCGCCGTGGACAAGGTCTGCCGCACCCTCACCCTCACCGTCCGCTACGCCGACCGGTCGGCCACCACTCGCAGCCGCACCCTGAAGGAGCCGACCGCGCACTCGGCGGCCCTGACCCGGACCGCCTACGACCTGTACGAAGCGCTCGGCCTCCAGCGCGCCCGGGTCCGTTCGATCGCTCTGCGCGCCGAGGGGCTCACGTCCGCCGAACACGCCTCCCACCAGCTCACCTTCGACCCCGTGGACGAGAAGGTCCGCCGGATCGAGGAGGTCGCGGACCGCGCGCGGGCGAAGTTCGGGCCGAAGGCGGTGATGCCGGGGTCGCTGGCGGCGTGA
- a CDS encoding cupin domain-containing protein has product MPVVRTSEGSVHEIHGTRFVSYAAPRTGSKELCAWRGEIPAGTKAPAHTVSREEVFHLLTGELLITLDGRTERVTAGDTVIINAGAAFAVENPTDRTATSWVTTSVGLTAELADGTRITPPWAN; this is encoded by the coding sequence ATGCCCGTCGTCCGCACGTCCGAAGGCAGTGTCCACGAGATCCACGGCACCCGATTCGTCTCGTACGCCGCTCCCCGCACCGGCAGCAAGGAGCTCTGCGCCTGGCGGGGCGAGATCCCGGCGGGGACGAAGGCGCCCGCGCACACCGTCAGCCGGGAGGAGGTCTTCCACCTGCTCACGGGCGAGCTGCTGATCACCCTCGACGGCCGCACCGAGCGTGTCACCGCGGGGGACACGGTGATCATCAACGCCGGCGCCGCCTTCGCCGTCGAGAACCCCACCGACCGGACCGCGACCTCCTGGGTCACCACCTCGGTCGGCCTGACCGCGGAGCTGGCCGACGGCACCCGGATCACTCCCCCGTGGGCCAACTGA
- a CDS encoding MarR family winged helix-turn-helix transcriptional regulator, translated as MQNSDAMALTAALLAAAGGLTQRIHEGVVARGFEGVRPAHGFAFVRLAPDGATVTDLAVHLGVTKQAASQLVDELVRKGYAERRPHPADARARLVVMTEAGWACTRAAEAAAAEAVGAWAEVLGEDGVRALRDGLLRVAPGGPIRPSW; from the coding sequence GTGCAGAACTCCGACGCCATGGCCCTCACCGCCGCCCTGCTCGCCGCCGCCGGCGGGCTCACGCAGCGCATCCACGAGGGCGTCGTCGCCCGCGGCTTCGAGGGGGTCCGGCCCGCGCACGGTTTCGCCTTCGTCCGGCTCGCCCCGGACGGCGCGACGGTCACCGACCTGGCCGTGCACCTGGGGGTGACCAAGCAGGCCGCAAGTCAGCTCGTCGACGAGCTGGTCCGCAAGGGGTACGCCGAGCGGCGTCCGCATCCTGCCGACGCGCGCGCCCGGCTCGTCGTCATGACGGAGGCGGGGTGGGCCTGCACCCGGGCCGCGGAGGCGGCGGCCGCCGAGGCCGTGGGCGCGTGGGCCGAGGTGCTCGGCGAGGACGGGGTGCGCGCGCTGCGCGACGGTCTGCTGCGCGTGGCGCCGGGCGGGCCGATCCGGCCCAGCTGGTGA